One genomic window of Fusarium fujikuroi IMI 58289 draft genome, chromosome FFUJ_chr01 includes the following:
- a CDS encoding dehydrogenase-like protein, with amino-acid sequence MSLPTISPNTTIALVTGANQGIGFEIAKKLASENNDYHVIVSGRRLQAIQEANALLQARGLNVSPLILDITSDDSIAAAVETIRDKFGRLDILINNSAISGYGMAVSPRELMMAVYNTNCIGTALVTDSFIPLLERSTKTRRIVFVSTALGSLTLKADPANPMHSFDFGVYTHSKSALNMMALHFAIRYENDPQWKINIACPGHNSRTALNGFAGTEPVDLGAISSVKAATLGPDGETGTFKDDKRDIPW; translated from the coding sequence ATGTCTCTCCCTACCATCAGCCCCAATACCACTATCGCCCTCGTCACTGGTGCCAATCAGGGTATCGGCTTCGaaatcgccaagaagcttgcgaGCGAAAACAATGATTACCACGTCATTGTCTCTGGCCGCCGTTTACAAGCCATACAAGAGGCGAACGCTTTGCTTCAAGCTCGGGGGCTTAATGTCTCACCTCTCATACTGGACATCACATCAGATGATAGCATCGCCGCTGCAGTCGAGACTATCCGTGATAAATTTGGTCGTCTTGACATCCTTATCAACAACAGCGCTATCTCAGGCTATGGTATGGCCGTGTCTCCGCGAGAACTTATGATGGCCGTCTATAACACCAATTGTATCGGAACCGCTCTCGTCACCGACTCTTTTATCCCCCTCCTTGAGCGCTCTACCAAGACCCGCCGCATTGTCTTTGTCTCTACCGCCTTGGGCAGTTTAACACTGAAGGCCGATCCGGCGAACCCAATGCATAGCTTTGATTTCGGTGTTTATACGCATAGCAAGTCGGCTCTCAACATGATGGCGCTCCACTTTGCCATCAGGTATGAGAATGATCCGCAGTGGAAGATCAATATTGCATGCCCAGGGCACAACTCCCGGACTGCCTTGAATGGATTCGCAGGAACCGAGCCAGTTGATCTGGGTGCCATTAGCTCTGTGAAAGCCGCCACCCTGGGGCCTGATGGGGAGACTGGTACTTTCAAGGACGATAAGAGGGATATCCCCTGGTGA
- a CDS encoding related to SLD5-part of GINS, replication multiprotein complex has product MDIDDILRQVDPTSHRIPSETRDLQALTRLWVAERSAPELLEWPTDGLFERVNARIKSQIEKVEDMTGDMDPKTNFALIVIQTELERYKFLVRSFLRARIAKIDKHTLHYLSTQELRDRMSPTEAAYATRHQALLHNHYLSSFLASFPQQLQNLNDTAGNISMIDSPDLDMAVFIRMLRDKDVYGKGTDDDITLPAKNGDVLILRWSSAKHMVDIGDAELV; this is encoded by the exons ATGGATATCGATGACATTCTTCGCCAAGTCGACCCCACGTCTCACAGAATCCCCAGCGAAACACGCGATCTGCAAGCTTTGACGCGTCTCTGGGTTGCTGAACGCTCAGCACCTGAGCTTCTCGA ATGGCCAACAGATGGCTTGTTCGAGCGCGTCAATGCACGCATCAAATCCCAGATCGAAAAGGTTGAGGATATGACGGGTGATATGGATCCAAAGACAAACTTTGCCCTCATCGTTATTCAGACTGAGCTCGAGAGGTACAAATTCCTCGTTCGAAGTTTTCTTCGGGCTCGCATAGCAAAG ATCGATAAACACACCCTACATTACCTCTCAACCCAAGAGCTGAGAGACAGAATGTCTCCGACAGAAGCGGCCTATGCGACAAGACATCAGGCTCTCCTGCACAATCACTATCTCTCATCCTTCCTGGCGTCTTTTCCGCAGCAACTACAGAACCTCAATGACACTGCAGGCAACATCAGCATGATCGATTCACCAGATCTGGATATGGCTGTCTTTATCCGCATGCTAAGAGACAAGGACGTTTATGGTAAAGGAACCGACGACGACATCACTCTCCCTGCCAAGAATGGCGACGTGCTCATATTACGATGGTCAAGTGCAAAGCATATGGTTGATATCGGTGATGCTGAACTTGTTTGA
- a CDS encoding probable cyclophilin E translates to MASDDDNRSQKRNHSEFRDDASNSSSDDEMGPQLPSQAPKKKRRVLPHEKLYVAALPKSPRYSKSLMHKEQILFATWTPLTEFLITSSIDGVVKFWKKIAQGIEFVKEFKAHDGEIKSVSVSNDGRSFATAGVDETVKIFDVITFDLLSMISLNYAPNCVCWVHSKGASLPLLAVSEETKPLIHIYDGRGEKEEAIHTIKGLHRKPVHLMAFNEAYDCVVSADEGGMLEYWRPSGDYEKPDGVFEYKSSTNLFDFKKAKSVPSCLSISPNGKSLVAFSLPDRKIRIFDFATAKLHREYDESLQVAEEMHRSGAGAAKLDNVEFGRRTAHERDIESQTLKYKSNVIFDESGNFIIYGSMLGIKVLNTYTNQVVKVYGKDENFRAVNIAIYQGAPQKKGVTTVEMGASSNPLLQEAETRDPILVATGVGKVRFYMFSNEEDISKSTRDVQNEKPMVLGNKKDAQAKKTETGTGAVIHTTYGDIHIRLFPDAAPKTVENFVTHSKNGYYNNTIFHRVIRKFMIQGGDPLGDGTGGESIWGREFEDEFSSLKHDKPYTVSMANAGPNTNASQFFITTEKTPWLDGKHTIFGRATQGFDIIHKIENVRTHKEKPEEDIKVLNIDII, encoded by the exons ATGGCCTCAGATGATGACAATCGCTCACAGAAGCGCAACCATTCCGAGTTTCGTGATGATGCGTCTA ACAGCTCCTCCGACGATGAAATGGGCCCTCAACTGCCCTCGCAAgcccccaagaagaagcggcgAGTCCTGCCCCACGAAAAGCTTTACGTCGCGGCTTTGCCCAAGTCGCCCCGTTATTCAAAGTCCCTGATGCACAAGGAACAGATCCTCTTTGCGACATGGACTCCCCTGACCGAATTCCTCATCACGTCCTCGATCGATGGTGTCgtcaagttctggaagaAGATTGCTCAAGGCATTGAGTTTGTCAAGGAGTTTAAGGCGCACGATGGCGAGATTAAGTCGGTTTCCGTGAGCAATGATGGACGAAGCTTCGCGACGGCCGGTGTCGACGAAACAGTCAAGATTTTCGACGTCATCACATTCGACCTACTATCCATGATCTCTCTTAACTATGCTCCCAACTGTGTATGCTGGGTTCATAGCAAGGGCGCCTCGCTGCCACTCCTGGCCGTATCCGAGGAAACGAAACCCCTGATTCATATCTACGACGGACGAggcgagaaggaggaggctatCCACACTATCAAGGGCTTGCATAGGAAGCCTGTGCATCTAATGGCTTTCAACGAGGCATACGACTGTGTGGTGTCCGCTGACGAGGGTGGTATGCTCGAATATTGGCGACCGAGCGGCGACTACGAAAAGCCAGATGGAGTTTTCGAGTACAAGAGTTCGACCAACCTTTTCGACTTCAAAAAGGCCAAATCGGTGCCGTCATGCCTCTCCATATCTCCCAACGGCAAAAGTTTGGTAGCATTCTCTTTGCCAGATAGGAAAATACGCATCTTTGACTTTGCAACAGCCAAATTACATCGCGAGTACGACGAATCTTTGCAggttgctgaggagatgCACCGTTCAGGGGCGGGAGCTGCTAAACTTGACAACGTCGAGTTTGGACGGAGGACAGCTCACGAGAGAGACATTGAATCGCAGACGCTCAAGTACAAGTCCAATGTCATCTTCGACGAATCAGGGAACTTTATTATCTACGGCTCCATGCTGGGAATCAAGGTGCTCAATACATATACCAACCAAGTGGTCAAGGTGTATGGCAAGGATGAGAACTTCCGCGCTGTCAATATTGCCATATACCAAGGGGCACCCCAGAAGAAGGGAGTGACGACAGTAGAAATGGGTGCTTCCAGTAATCCCCTTTTACAGGAAGCAGAGACCCGAGATCCAATTCTGGTTGCCACTGGTGTTGGTAAGGTGCGGTTTTACATGTTTTCTAACGAGGAAGACATCTCCAAGTCGACACGAGATGTGCAGAACGAGAAACCGATGGTGTTGGGCAACAAGAAGGACGCACAAGCGAAGAAGACCGAGACGGGCACCGGAGCCGTCATTCACACTACGTATGGAGACATTCACATCCGCCTGTTCCCTGACGCGGCACCAAAGACGGTTGAGAACTTTGTCACACATTCTAAGAATGGCTACTACAACAACACAATCTTCCACCGTGTCATCCGCAAGTTCATGATACAGGGTGGAGATCCTCTAGGTGATGGTACTGGGGGTGAGAGCATCTGGGGCCGTGAATTTGAAGACGAGTTTAGCAGCCTCAAACACGATAAGCCATACACAGTCAGCATGGCCAATGCTGGACCTAACACGAACGCCAGCCAGTTCTTTATCACAACAGAGAAGACG CCATGGCTAGACGGAAAGCACACCATTTTTGGTCGTGCTACCCAGGGATTCGACATCATCCACAAAATCGAGAACGTACGGACGCACAAGGAGAAACCCGAGGAGGATATCAAGGTGCTTAACATTGATATCATATAG
- a CDS encoding probable 2-dehydro-3-deoxyphosphoheptonate aldolase: MSSFFIPNKNVGNQADSEDWRIRGYNPLTPPDLLQHEISQTPESKKTVLQGRNETVAIVNGTDEKNRLLVVIGPCSIHDPAAALAYCDLLLKEKEKHKDELLIVMRSYLEKPRTTVGWKGLINDPDIDGSFQINKGLRISRQLFVDLTAKGMPIASEMLDTISPQFLADLLSVGAIGARTTESQLHRELASGLSYPVGFKNGTDGSLNVAIDAIGAAQHPHHFLSVTKPGVVAIVGTEGNNDCFVILRGGSKGTNFDAESIAAAKEALKKKGVRQRVMVDCSHGNSSKDHKNQPKVAADIAGQISKGEEGIMGVMIESNINEGNQKVPAEGKSGLKYGVSITDACISWEDTVSTLETLAQAVKARRKLSNGA; this comes from the exons ATGTCTTCT TTCTTCATTCCCAACAAGAACGTTGGCAACCAAGCCGACTCGGAAGATTGGAGAA TTCGCGGTTACAACCCTCTGACTCCCCCCGACCTCCTTCAACACGAGATCTCCCAAACCCCCGAGTCCAAGAAAACCGTCCTGCAAGGTCGTAATGAGACTGTAGCCATTGTTAATGGCACCGACGAGAAGAACCGATTGCTTGTCGTCATTGGTCCTTGTTCCATCCACGACCCTGCTGCCGCCCTAGCCTACTGCGACCTCctcttgaaggagaaggagaagcacaAGGATGAGCTTCTCATCGTCATGCGATCTTACCTCGAGAAGCCACGCACAACTGTTGGCTGGAAGGGGTTGATCAATGATCCTGATATCGATGGTAGCTTCCAGATCAACAAGGGTCTGCGAATCTCTCGCCAACTCTTCGTCGACCTTACAGCCAAGGGTATGCCCATTGCCAGTGAAATGCTGGACACTATTTCTCCCCAATTCCTCGCCGATCTGCTCTCAGTGGGTGCCATAGGCGCCCGTACAACCGAGAGCCAGCTTCACCGTGAGCTTGCCAGTGGTCTGAGTTACCCCGTGGGCTTCAAGAACGGAACTGATGGTTCTTTGAACGTCGCCATTGATGCCATTGGTGCAGCCCAGCACCCCCACCACTTCCTGTCTGTTACCAAGCCTGGTGTTGTCGCCATTGTTGGTACTGAGGGCAACAATGATTGCTTCGTCATCCTTCGCGGTGGCTCCAAGGGCACCAATTTCGATGCTGAGAGCATTGCTGCTGCCAAAGAGgcgctcaagaagaagggcgtACGACAGCGAGTCATGGTCGACTGCAGTCACGGTAACTCTTCCAAGGACCACAAGAACCAGCCCAAGGTTGCTGCCGATATTGCAGGCCAGATCTCCAAGGGAGAGGAGGGTATCATGGGAGTCATGATTGAGAGTAACATCAACGAGG GTAACCAAAAGGTACCCGCTGAGGGTAAGTCGGGGCTCAAGTATGGTGTAAGCATCACGGATGCTTGTATCAGCTGGGAAGACACTGTCTCAACACTCGAGACTCTTGCGCAGGCCGTCAAGGCCCGCCGAAAGCTCTCAAACGGAGCCTAA
- a CDS encoding related to C2H2 finger domain protein (Gli3), producing MVRDYSPPESPLSSVDESDQYEEDGHEYDESTLRPSKRQRLEAGSTTSSAVVPDVEAEAVPEPDPLEGMSDVSSDTSGDIPSSPINARLDEEDFQEQVTKCDWDGCPAGDQGNMDKLVEHIHNSHIENRQKKYTCEWMSCTRKGLPHASGYALKAHMRSHTREKPFYCYLPECDRSFTRSDALAKHMRTVHETEALRPSDPVPKSMQAGPQGKGGKIKIIMKTNQQSQGPHDDMDDAANGDESNAEYFTPLTSDLFTHAELELPVDKLYRKCHWEGKWAEEIGESLMKECKEWEEIYYKEWLEKEVLLAQVIQSEVNWHERRQAILTGVVDVHVPGAVESVEGERINGANAESDGAANGTEVAELTA from the exons ATGGTACGCGACTACTCGCCACCTGAGTCGCCGCTCTCGTCGGTGGACGAGTCAGATCAATACGAAGAGGACGGCCACGAGTACGATGAATCAACATTGCGACCCTCGAAGCGCCAGCGACTTGAAGCCGGTTCAACTACATCTTCTGCTGTAGTTCCCGATGTCGAAGCCGAAGCGGTGCCTGAGCCCGATCCCCTTGAGGGCATGTCCGATGTGTCATCGGATACCTCAGGCGATATCCCCAGTTCCCCGATCAATGCGCGcctcgacgaagaagacttCCAAGAACAAGTCACGAAATGCGACTGGGATGGTTGTCCAGCGGGCGACCAGGGCAACATGGACAAGCTGGTTGAACACATCCATAACTCACATATTGAGAACCGGCAGAAGAAGTATACCTGCGAATGGATGAGCTGTACGCGAAAGGGCCTACCGCACGCCAGTGGTTATGCCCTCAAGGCACACATGCGCAGCCATACAAGGGAGAAGCCTTTTTACTGCTACTTACCTG AATGCGACCGGTCTTTCACAAGAAGCGATGCACTTGCTAAACATATGCGTACGGTTCACGAGACAGAAGCACTCCGTCCGTCTGACCCTGTTCCCAAGTCGATGCAAGCTGGGCCACAGGGCAAGGGAGGCAAAATAAAAATCATCATGAAGACCAATCAACAATCGCAAGGGCCCCATGATGACATGGACGATGCTGCCAACGGCGACGAATCTAACGCCGAGTACTTCACACCATTGACGTCGGATCTCTTCACTCatgctgagcttgagcttcctgTCGACAAGCTGTACCGAAAGTGCCATTGGGAGGGCAAGTGGGCCGAGGAGATTGGAGAGTCTCTGATGAAAGAGTGCAAAGAGTGGGAGGAAATCTACTACAAGGAGTGGCTCGAGAAGGAGGTTCTACTTGCGCAGGTCATTCAGAGCGAGGTCAATTGGCATGAGCGACGACAGGCCATTCTCACAGGGGTTGTCGATGTTCACGTTCCTGGCGCCGTAGAGAGCGTCGAGGGCGAGAGAATAAACGGTGCGAACGCTGAAAGTGACGGAGCTGCCAACGGGACAGAGGTGGCAGAGCTCACTGCGTAG
- a CDS encoding related to nuclear prelamin A recognition factor — protein sequence MSAILSADDLNDFISPGVACIKPVETLPAAPPPQSLETEVILDGQQPAANPNAPAQISLTDCLACSGCVTSAEAVLVSLQSHAEVLATLDSAPALKLVTDDSGKFRVEGLEEENAKLFVVSVSPQTRANLAAACGGGVSEGDAGYMLDNLFRGPSGIASGGKYNNKFTWVVDTNTARKATLVLGADEVLSTSQTETATPAKPILSSSCPGWVCYAEKTHPHVLPHISKVKSPQALMGTLLKTTLSRTLGIAPGRIWHLAVMPCFDKKLEASREELTEEVWAEGETGGRGVRDVDCVITSKEILMLAESRGLSFFDIPKTPLQSKSLTPFPDPKLHEFLFPRTRTGNTPREAGTSGGLLYHILKSRAAQTPGAEVVHTRGRNVDVAEYSILVNGEPVFRAARYYGFRNIQNLVRRLKPARPSRMPGGKPFGSARKPAGKAASLEYSYVEVMACPGGCTNGGGQIKVDDPVVMERKNYSGNPGPQEQKMWLSEVDEAYFSEDEAGTEVSVVGTAETIGGISHSYINDTLAHWAEVTGIGLDRLAFTTYREVISDVGKDKTTDETVVQLAGKIGGGW from the coding sequence ATGAGTGCCATTCTCTCTGCCGACGACCTCAACGACTTCATCTCTCCTGGCGTCGCTTGCATCAAACCCGTCGAGACTCTCCCCGCTGCCCCGCCCCCGCAATCTCTCGAGACCGAAGTTATACTTGACGGCCAACAGCCCGCTGCGAATCCGAATGCGCCCGCTCAGATCTCCCTCACAGACTGTCTAGCCTGTTCTGGATGTGTTACATCTGCCGAGGCTGTCTTAGTGAGCCTCCAGAGTCATGCCGAAGTCCTCGCCACTCTCGATTCGGCCCCAGCCTTGAAGTTGGTGACAGACGATAGTGGCAAGTTCAGGGTGGAAGGGCTAGAGGAGGAGAATGCAAAGCTCTTTGTTGTTAGCGTGAGCCCTCAAACAAGGGCCAACTTAGCGGCAGCATGTGGCGGAGGCGTGTCAGAGGGCGATGCCGGGTACATGCTGGACAACCTTTTTCGTGGTCCCTCTGGAATCGCCAGTGGCGGCAAATACAATAACAAGTTCACATGGGTGGTTGATACCAATACTGCGAGGAAGGCAACCCTCGTTCTTGGGGCAGATGAAGTTCTCAGCACCTCTCAGACCGAAACCGCAACCCCAGCCAAACCCATATTATCCTCGTCCTGCCCCGGTTGGGTGTGCTATGCGGAAAAGACACACCCCCACGTTCTACCCCATATCTCAAAGGTGAAGTCGCCACAGGCCTTAATGGGCACATTACTAAAGACGACACTGAGCCGAACGCTGGGTATTGCACCTGGCCGCATCTGGCATCTGGCTGTTATGCCATGCTTTGATAAGAAACTCGAGGCAAGCCGAGAGGAGCTGACCGAGGAGGTTTGGGCTGAAGGGGAAACCGGGGGGCGTGGGGTTCGCGACGTTGACTGTGTCATCACAAGTAAGGAGATTCTCATGCTCGCCGAGTCAAGAGgtctcagcttcttcgataTCCCCAAGACACCGCTGCAAAGCAAAAGTCTAACCCCATTCCCTGATCCAAAGCTCCACGAGTTTCTTTTCCCTCGCACACGGACCGGAAATACACCTCGCGAAGCCGGCACTTCAGGGGGCCTTCTCTATCATATTCTCAAAAGCCGGGCAGCGCAGACTCCTGGCGCAGAGGTTGTGCATACACGCGGCCGCAacgttgatgttgctgagtACTCGATATTGGTGAATGGCGAGCCAGTCTTCCGTGCTGCCCGGTATTATGGCTTCAGGAATATCCAAAATCTCGTTCGAAGACTAAAGCCCGCCAGGCCGTCTCGAATGCCTGGCGGCAAGCCTTTTGGAAGTGCTCGGAAGCCTGCAGGCAAGGCAGCCTCCCTAGAGTATAGTTATGTTGAAGTCATGGCATGCCCTGGCGGCTGTACAAATGGCGGCGGCCAAATAAAAGTTGATGACCCTGTTGTCATGGAAAGAAAGAATTACTCCGGAAATCCAGGCCCTCAAGAGCAAAAGATGTGGTTGTCAGAGGTTGACGAGGCATATTTCTCCGAAGACGAGGCGGGCACTGAAGTTTCGGTTGTTGGGACTGCCGAGACTATTGGTGGCATTTCCCACTCATATATAAATGATACCCTGGCACATTGGGCGGAAGTTACAGGTATTGGCTTAGATAGACTGGCGTTTACGACATATCGTGAAGTTATTAGCGATGTTGGAAAGGATAAAACGACGGACGAGACGGTGGTGCAGCTGGCCGGAAAGATCGGAGGTGGGTGGTAG